In one window of Nocardioides panacisoli DNA:
- the pntB gene encoding Re/Si-specific NAD(P)(+) transhydrogenase subunit beta, producing the protein MFTLETAVSAAYVVAALLFILALAGLSKHETAKAGNVFGILGMAVALVATTSVVIDDGIDALPLVLLVAGVGIGAAIGLWRARVVEMTGMPELIALLHSFIGAAAVMVGWNRYFHVEAHPDGYAARELDAAGLLGIHAAEVTISVFIGAVTLTGSIVAFGKLAGHISSSPMMLPGKNFLNIGALVGFVALTVWFVIAPSLWLLIIVTALALALGWHLVASIGGGDMPVVVSMLNSYSGWAAAALGFLLRNDLLIIVGALVGSSGAFLSYIMCKGMNRSFISVIAGGFGMEASSGGDTDYGEHREIQADEAAELLADASSVIITPGYGMAVAQAQYPVAELTSKLRAKGVDVRFGIHPVAGRLPGHMNVLLAEAKVPYDIVLEMDEINDDFGETDVVLVIGANDTVNPAAAEDPASPIAGMPVLEVWNAKDVIVFKRSMNPGYAGVQNPLFFRDNTRMLFGDAKAKVEEIESALTSVNA; encoded by the coding sequence ATGTTTACTCTCGAGACCGCTGTCTCCGCGGCGTACGTCGTCGCCGCGCTGCTGTTCATCCTCGCCCTGGCCGGGCTCTCCAAGCACGAGACGGCCAAGGCCGGCAACGTGTTCGGCATCCTGGGCATGGCCGTCGCGCTGGTCGCGACCACGTCGGTCGTCATCGACGACGGCATCGACGCGCTGCCGCTGGTGCTGCTCGTGGCCGGTGTCGGCATCGGTGCCGCGATCGGCCTGTGGCGGGCCCGCGTGGTCGAGATGACCGGCATGCCCGAGCTGATCGCGCTGCTGCACAGCTTCATCGGTGCCGCCGCGGTCATGGTCGGCTGGAACCGCTACTTCCACGTCGAGGCCCACCCCGACGGGTACGCCGCCCGCGAGCTCGACGCGGCGGGCCTCCTCGGGATCCACGCCGCCGAGGTCACCATCAGCGTCTTCATCGGTGCGGTCACGCTGACCGGCTCGATCGTGGCGTTCGGCAAGCTGGCCGGCCACATCAGCTCCTCGCCGATGATGCTGCCGGGCAAGAACTTCCTCAACATCGGTGCCCTGGTCGGCTTCGTCGCGCTCACCGTGTGGTTCGTCATCGCCCCGTCGCTGTGGCTGCTGATCATCGTGACCGCGCTGGCGCTCGCGCTGGGCTGGCACCTGGTCGCCTCCATCGGCGGCGGTGACATGCCGGTCGTGGTGTCGATGCTCAACAGCTACTCGGGCTGGGCCGCCGCGGCACTGGGCTTCCTGCTGCGCAACGACCTGCTGATCATCGTCGGCGCCCTGGTGGGCTCCTCGGGTGCGTTCCTGTCCTACATCATGTGCAAGGGCATGAACCGCTCCTTCATCTCCGTGATCGCCGGTGGCTTCGGCATGGAGGCCAGCTCGGGCGGCGACACCGACTACGGCGAGCACCGCGAGATCCAGGCCGACGAGGCCGCGGAGCTGCTGGCCGACGCCAGCTCGGTGATCATCACGCCGGGCTACGGCATGGCCGTCGCCCAGGCGCAGTACCCCGTCGCCGAGCTGACCTCGAAGCTGCGCGCCAAGGGCGTCGACGTCCGGTTCGGCATCCACCCCGTCGCGGGCCGCCTCCCCGGCCACATGAACGTGCTGCTGGCCGAGGCGAAGGTGCCCTACGACATCGTGCTGGAGATGGACGAGATCAACGACGACTTCGGCGAGACCGACGTCGTCCTGGTCATCGGCGCCAACGACACCGTCAACCCGGCCGCCGCCGAGGACCCCGCCTCCCCCATCGCCGGCATGCCGGTGCTGGAGGTGTGGAACGCCAAGGACGTCATCGTGTTCAAGCGCTCGATGAACCCCGGGTACGCCGGCGTGCAGAACCCGTTGTTCTTCCGCGACAACACCCGGATGCTCTTCGGCGACGCCAAGGCCAAGGTCGAGGAGATCGAGTCGGCACTGACCTCGGTCAACGCCTGA